TCTCCGGCGATGACCGCGAGACCGGTCGTGACGAGCGTTTCGCAAGCCACGCGTCCCATCGGATCCTGTTCGAGGATCGCGTCGAGAACCGCATCGGAGATCTGATCGGCGATCTTGTCCGGATGGCCTTCCGTAACGGATTCGGAAGTGAATAAAAAGTTAGCGTTGCTCAAGTTATTTAAAGCTCCTTTCCTTAGAGAAAAATATTTTATTCAGGTTAGAATAACAAAACCAAAATTTTAACTTCTTAGGATGAAAGTGTCAAAAGGGCCGGGTTTACAAAAACGATTCGAAAGCCGTGGGTACGAGCCCGAATGACCAAATCGGGGAATTCAACCCGGTTCGCCGCGAAAAATTACCCGAAGCGCGGAACACGGAGGGCGAAATTCACCAAAAACGGCGCTCTTTTCGGTCCGCACCGACGGGTACGGTTATTGCGGGTTGCTTTTCGGTATATCAGAAAAACTCTGCCGCTGGATTGGATTTCGTCGCGGCTAGTTTCAAAGGGGTGGCTCAGATGAATGAAAAGATATTGGTCGTCGACGACGAACGTCTCATCCGCTGGACTCTCAGCGAAGCCTTGCGCGGCTGGGGTTATCAAACGCTTGAGGCGGCGAACGTACGCGGCGCGCGTGAGATCATAGAAACCGAGCATCCGTCGGTGACCCTTCTCGACATTAACCTTCCGGACGGATCCGGTCTCGATCTCCTTCGCGAGATCAAGACCGCGCATCCGGACTCGGTAGTGATAATGATCACCGCGAACGTGCTCGTCGACGATACCATCGCGGCGCTTCGGGCCGGGGCATACGACTTCATCGGCAAACCGCTCAATCTCGATGAGATCCGCCTGGCGATTCGGAATTCGATCGAAACGCGCGAGCTCCGCACAACGTTGATGCGGTTTCAGAATGAGCGTTCGAAGGATTTCGGGTTCGACCAGATCATCGGCGACTCCCCGGCAATGACAGAGATGAAATCGCTCGCCGAAAAGGTCGCGGCGAGCGGTGTTTCGAGCGTTCTCCTTCAAGGGGAGTCCGGGACGGGCAAGGACCTGGTCGCCAAGGCGATTCATTTTGCATCGGGACGCGCGGCGCGGCCGTTTGTCGCCATCAACTGCGCCGCGATTCCCGGAACCTTGATGGAGTCCGAGTTGTTCGGCTACGAAAAGGGTGCGTTCACCGATGCCAAGTCCCGAAAGGAGGGGCTCTTTGAGCAGGCCGAGGGCGGAACGCTCTTTCTCGACGAGATCGGCGAGATCGACCTCTCGCTTCAGGCAAAACTCCTGCGCGTTCTCGAAGAAGGGAACTTTCGGAGGGTCGGCGGTTTGAAGGATCTCAACCTCAACGTCCGCGTGATCGCCGCATCGAATCGCGATTTGCGGGAAGAAAGCGAAACCGGACACTTTCGGCTCGACCTCTATTATCGCCTCTCGATCATCCAGCTTGATATCCCGCCGCTCCGATCGCGCGGGCAGGATGTCCTGCGCCTCGCGGCGCATTTTATCGAAACGCTCGGCACGCGTCCGGGAGGTCCGAAAAAACTCTCGCGAGAGGCGGAGAAAGCCTTTGTCAATTACACCTGGCGCGGCAACGTGCGCGAACTCCGAAACGCCATTGAACGTGCGATGATCCTTGAAGACGGTGACGAGATTACGCTCCGTTATCTGCCTAAGGATCTGCTTGAGTCGAACCGTTCGCAATCCGGATTGAATGCCGGCGTCGAACGCGCCGTCGGGCGCTACATCTCGTTTCCGCCCGAAGGCCTGCCGCTCGACGAGGTCGAGCATTTGCTCATCGAGAAGGCTTTGGCGCAAACCGGCGGGAATGTCACGCGTGCCGGAGAGCTCCTGGGAATCTCGAGGGATCGTGTTCGATATCACCTCAAAAAAATGCGACGTCCGCCAGTAAATGTCTGAAAATGATCCATTTCTGAACGAGCTGCACGATTTGCACGCACCGCTCGATGTTCCACTCGTCGTGTCGATCACGGATGCGCGCGGCGTGATCACGCACGTGAACGACCGATTCTGCGAGTTGTCGGGCTATCGGCGCGACGAGTTGGTTGGTAAGACGCACGCCACCATCAATTCCGGGTTTCATTCGAAGACCTTTTTTAGGGACCTTTGGAGGAGCATCAGGCGCGGGCACACGTGGCGCGGCGAGGTGCGCAACCGTGCGAAAAACGGGGAGTTTTTCTGGCTCGACACGACGATCATCCCGTTCCTCGATGAAGACGGTGCGGCCGTGAAGTTCCTGTCGGTACGAAGCGACATCACTGCCCGTAAATCCGGCGAGCAGGCATCTTCCCAGGAATTGATCCGTCGGCTGGCGCGTGAAGAGAAACAGAAAACGGGAATCCTTGAGAGCCTCAGCGAAGCATTCATCTCGCTCGACCGCGATTTTCGCTGCATCTACATCAATCCGGCCGCCGAGCGATACCTGGGAAGCACGATCGAACAGCTTCGCGGCCGCGATATGTGGGAGGTGTTCCCGGATGCGGTCGGAACGCGGTTCGAACGGGAGTTCCGGAAAGCGATGGCAAAGCGGGAGGAAATCGTTTTCGAGGAATTCTATAAGCCAAACGGAAGTTGGCTGGAATTGAGGGCGTTTCCCTGGGAAGACGGACTTGCCATATTCTACCGGGACGTGACTGGAAGAAAGCG
The DNA window shown above is from Acidobacteriota bacterium and carries:
- a CDS encoding sigma-54-dependent Fis family transcriptional regulator is translated as MNEKILVVDDERLIRWTLSEALRGWGYQTLEAANVRGAREIIETEHPSVTLLDINLPDGSGLDLLREIKTAHPDSVVIMITANVLVDDTIAALRAGAYDFIGKPLNLDEIRLAIRNSIETRELRTTLMRFQNERSKDFGFDQIIGDSPAMTEMKSLAEKVAASGVSSVLLQGESGTGKDLVAKAIHFASGRAARPFVAINCAAIPGTLMESELFGYEKGAFTDAKSRKEGLFEQAEGGTLFLDEIGEIDLSLQAKLLRVLEEGNFRRVGGLKDLNLNVRVIAASNRDLREESETGHFRLDLYYRLSIIQLDIPPLRSRGQDVLRLAAHFIETLGTRPGGPKKLSREAEKAFVNYTWRGNVRELRNAIERAMILEDGDEITLRYLPKDLLESNRSQSGLNAGVERAVGRYISFPPEGLPLDEVEHLLIEKALAQTGGNVTRAGELLGISRDRVRYHLKKMRRPPVNV